A DNA window from Drosophila biarmipes strain raj3 chromosome 2R, RU_DBia_V1.1, whole genome shotgun sequence contains the following coding sequences:
- the LOC108022431 gene encoding uncharacterized protein LOC108022431 codes for MEGPLSFLQFNPACLILIVSGFLLVEFLVNNWCAPQHNFEDPRCWCNINIIDKKCESETPLVRNSGLSHRAKLLASVKRRLDKQF; via the coding sequence ATGGAGGGTCCTCTGTCGTTTCTTCAATTTAACCCTGCCTGTCTGATACTCATTGTTTCAGGATTTTTATTGGTGGAGTTCTTAGTCAACAATTGGTGCGCTCCACAACATAATTTTGAAGATCCTAGATGTTGGTGTAACATCAACATCATCGACAAAAAGTGCGAGAGCGAGACTCCTTTGGTAAGGAATTCCGGACTTAGTCATCGGGCTAAACTTTTGGCTAGCGTCAAAAGGAGGCTTGATAAACAGTTCTAA
- the LOC108022136 gene encoding putative gustatory receptor 59b, whose product MVRAGRKANPKLQRLLHLKSFTLTYLCLASMLTLLKLDSGFHYALLINIAYSILNATTYFYFTSFWQIARGYDFVNHEMEELLKALRSGRNTTKYSALRDLWSLHANLSVMARRINRVYGIQMMVSRTDYVVFTIIYDFFLNDLVCDLISRYQCLPKHDITEGKVTQQLSAYLIYEGSMRLDLKVSGLFSANKSQWLRMMGCIVCHCTLLLQFYVMLRN is encoded by the exons ATGGTGCGTGCCGGAAGGAAAgcgaacccaaaactgcagaGACTGTTGCATTTGAAATCCTTCACACTCACCTATCTGTGCCTGGCCTCAATGCTAACGCTTTTGAAATTAGACTCGGGCTTTCATTATGCTCTCTTGATTAACATAGCCTACAGCATCTTGAATGCCACCACATACTTTTACTTTACATCCTTCTGGCAAATCGCCAGGGGCTATGATTTCGTTAACCACGAAATGGAGGAGCTCCTCAAAGCCCTGAGATCTGGAAGAAATACTACAAAATACTCGGCTCTGAGGGATCTGTGGTCTCTGCACGCGAATCTCAGTGTCATGGCCAGGAGAATAAATAGAGTATACGGTATCCAGATGATGGTCTCCCGCACGGATTATGTTGTATTCACTATCATATATG ATTTCTTCCTCAACGATCTCGTATGTGACCTCATCTCACGGTATCAGTGCTTGCCGAAGCACGACATTACGGAGGGAAAAGTTACCCAACAG CTAAGTGCCTATCTGATCTATGAGGGCAGCATGAGACTTGACTTGAAGGTGTCCGGACTCTTTTCGGCTAACAAAAGCCAGTGGCTTAGAATGATGGGCTGCATCGTTTGCCACTGCACATTGCTTCTTCAGTTCTATGTGATGCTGAGGAACTAG
- the LOC108022137 gene encoding putative gustatory receptor 59b, which yields MRWIVHAYNVYAMAIGMTSYMTVGGEFKETRTSQIYTIVMNAIALTLLPVGFWNSAKLMTMAEWLPSFMWIVPYVLYSINYSVIAYTLVSRCFRDAMLLDLQVIIFQVNREMSRRGKKVSSKLLRIFNLKTLTVSYLCFAYLLVVCVYQWRLPWPHNLYAQLVNTFLTIQIVSTYFNFVSFWQIARGYDFVNQQMKDVISDESRDSKDQAEELRALWALHASLGRTARRINRHYGPQMLANRFDYFMFSIINGYMGTIYSQYDHSASVEKIYGALIYWVRSADFFLNDYICDVLTEYQAQSKCFVTEGEMSKELSSFLIYNSSMRLDLMVCGLYPANRNKWLQMVGSIIVHSILLFQFQLVMSNK from the exons ATGAGGTGGATAGTTCACGCGTATAACGTTTACGCCATGGCCATCGGCATGACGTCATACATGACAGTCGGTGGGGAGTTCAAGGAGACGAGGACTAGTCAGATATACACGATTGTTATGAATGCCATTGCCCTGACCTTGCTGCCGGTGGGTTTCTGGAATTCGGCCAAGTTGATGACCATGGCCGAGTGGCTGCCCTCCTTCATGTGGATAGTTCCATATGTTCTCTACTCCATTAACTACTCTGTGATAGCATACACCCTGGTTTCAAGGTGCTTCAGGGATGCCATGCTGTTGGATCTGCAGGTGATAATATTCCAGGTGAATCGGGAAATGTCGCGGAGGGGAAAGAAAGTGAGCTCGAAACTTCTTCGAATCTTTAACCTGAAGACCTTGACTGTGAGCTACCTGTGCTTTGCCTACCTACTCGTTGTATGCGTTTACCAGTGGAGACTACCCTGGCCTCACAATTTATACGCCCAACTGGTCAACACTTTCCTAACCATCCAAATCGTCAGCACATACTTTAACTTTGTTTCCTTTTGGCAAATTGCCAGAGGCTATGACTTTGTCAACCAGCAAATGAAGGATGTTATCTCAGATGAGTCCAGGGACTCCAAGGATCAGGCAGAGGAGCTCCGTGCCCTGTGGGCTCTGCATGCAAGCCTCGGCAGGACCGCCCGCAGGATAAACCGGCACTACGGCCCCCAAATGCTGGCCAACCGTTTCGACTACTTCATGTTCTCCATCATCAACGGCTACATGGGCACGATCTATTCGCAATACGACCATTCTGCTTCGGTGGAAAAGATTTACGGAGCTCTTATCTATTGGGTTCGAAGTGCAGACTTCTTTCTAAACGATTATATCTGCGATGTGCTGACCGAATACCAAGCCCAGTCAAAGTGCTTTGTCACCGAAGGCGAAATGTCCAAAGAG CTGAGTTCCTTCCTCATCTACAACAGCAGCATGAGGCTGGATCTGATGGTTTGCGGACTCTATCCGGCGAATAGGAATAAATGGCTGCAAATGGTGGGCTCTATTATCGTCCACTCCATATTGCTGTTCCAGTTTCAGCTGGTTATGAGCAATAAGTAG